GAAAGGGTCGAGTAGTCAGAATCCCATTGCGGAAAAGCTTGGCATTGCCGGCAACGGAGTGGATCTTGGTGGCTTCCAAAGCCTCGTCCAGAGAGAGTTCCGGCAGGATGGTAGGCACACGGCGCGCCAGCATGGTTTTGCCGCTGCCGGGAGGACCGATCATCAGCAGGTTGTGACCTCCGGCTGCCGCCACTTCGAGAGAGCGTTTGACCTGAAACTGTCCTTTGACATCGTGCATATCCAGCGGAAAATCGTTGAGAACCTGAAATATCTTGTCGCGATCGACGGTTGCTTCCGGAATCGTGATCTTACCCAGGATAAAATCCGCCGCCTCTCTCAATGATGTGACCGGGATCACCCTCAAACCTTCGATGATGGCGGCTTCCTCGGCATTTTCAAAAGGCAGGATCAAAGCATCGAGATTATCCCGTTTCGCGCCAATGGCGATGGGCAATACTCCTTTGACGGGGCGCACGTTTCCATCCAGAGAAAGCTCGCCGATGATGCCATATTTTTTCAAGTATTCCACCGGAAGCTGCTTGATGCTTTGCAATACGGAGATGGCGATGGGAAGATCGAGCGCGGCGCTGTCTTTTTTGATGTCCGCAGGAGCGAGATTGATGGTGAATCTGCGGATCGCAGCATCCCAGCCGGAGTTTTTGAGCGCGGCAAAGATGCGGTCTTTGCTTTCCTTGACCGCGTTTGACGCCATGCCGACGATGTTTACGTAATAGACGTTTCCGCTGCCGTCGCATTCCACAGTGAGCTGTTGCGCGTCGATGCCCACGGTGGTGTATGTGGTTACGATTCCTACCATTAGGATTTCTCCTGACTACTCAATTTTTTGCACTTTCGAGCTGCCGCTCAATCGAGCTGAGCTTATTTTACACAGGACAAAATATCTCCGAATGTGTCAATATCTTTTTCCATGAACCGTCGTTTTGACCGTGCAATGTTGACGGGATTTTTCATCTTGCACTTAAAAAATCTCACCTATAAAATCCGGCTCTTCCCCCTTTGCATTACGGAATCAATACGGACTCATTACGGACTAAGTCCGTATTGACTCCGTAATGCTAAGGAGGAAGCGCAAGATGCCGATCCTGCGGAGAAGCACGCAATGAGTCGATTTACGGCTCTGAAACGATGTTTATAGATATTAGACGGCAGGGGCGGTGCCCGCTTTGATGATCTTGTTCGTCAGCCGCGCGAGCCTTTGATTCAGTTCCGTGATGATCTTCGCCTCTTCTCCCACGCGGCTGCTGTGCCAAAGCAACAGTTTTTCCGTCCAGGCTTTCGCGGCACTGAATTCCTTTTTCTTTTCCAGCAACTTTGTGAGTTCCAGCACCGAAGGCGGATGAAAGAGCGCTGCGCTCATGGCAAAGCAGCTTTCAGCGCTTTGAAGGTCTTTTTCCTTTTTATAGATACGTCCCAGTTCAAAAGCGGTTTCCGGGCAAAGCAGGTCTTTCGCGATTAGA
This portion of the Candidatus Cloacimonadaceae bacterium genome encodes:
- a CDS encoding YifB family Mg chelatase-like AAA ATPase encodes the protein MVGIVTTYTTVGIDAQQLTVECDGSGNVYYVNIVGMASNAVKESKDRIFAALKNSGWDAAIRRFTINLAPADIKKDSAALDLPIAISVLQSIKQLPVEYLKKYGIIGELSLDGNVRPVKGVLPIAIGAKRDNLDALILPFENAEEAAIIEGLRVIPVTSLREAADFILGKITIPEATVDRDKIFQVLNDFPLDMHDVKGQFQVKRSLEVAAAGGHNLLMIGPPGSGKTMLARRVPTILPELSLDEALEATKIHSVAGNAKLFRNGILTTRPFRSPHHTISDIALIGGGAFPRPGEVSLSHRGVLFLDELPEFKRAVLEVLRQPLEDGVVTISRAASSLTFPAEFMLIASMNPCPCGYYGSNIPNHSCNCEFGVIQRYRNRISGPLLDRIDIHVEVPTVSYSDLTSLPSGDKSNEIRSRVNKARGIQMQRYQADGIYCNSQMGSKLLRKYCKLDEESHRLMQNAIDKMGYSARVFDRILKVSRTIADLEGCADIRSEHISEAIQYRTLDRKYWS